ATCAGGTCTCTTCTACCTCCCTTGGAGCTGCCCTTGTACTTTATTAAGCAACACAAGAGAGTCCACATTCTCATTCATACTCTCTAAAAACTTCCTTTTATGACTCAAATTTGAGCACCATAAAGTATGCTTTACTCATAGATGCTAATGGATCCATTTCAAGAACCTAATCCCTCATAGACCAAACACATCATTTATGCCCATTAGAAACAACATAAGCTTGTTTCTATTGTTTATTTCATCAATTGCTTTAGATGCTCTATATTTACATAGAGGTAGGGTTTTTGCTGACCTTAATTCATCCTAGAGTCTCTTTATTTTGGTGAAGTAGACTGATACAAAGACATTTTCTTGAGTGATTAAAGAAATTTTCCTATTTAATTAATAGATCATTGGCTCATTACACTCCCAAAATCTATCAATGATTTCGAGCTAAAGATCTCTAACCGAAGCTATACAAATGGATCCATCTAATAACTCCTTGGATATTGAATTTAATATCCAAGATGTCACCATTAAATCACATCTTCTCCATTATTCATATAACTCAGAACCCTTATCAGGCATTAAAATTGTGCCTTTAATAAACCCTAACTTCTGTTGAACTCCCAGGACTATTCTTACAACTCTACTATAAGATTTGAAGTTGGTTTCCACTAAAGGTGCAAAAACTAAGACCATACCTAGATGATCCAACGACTATAGAGTATGAGGATCTTCGATTACTTATTCATATTTTGACATTTATTGACAACAATGACGAATGTCTGATCCCTACTACTGTTATCCCGTTTTAGCATTATCAATGAAAATCTCGATAATCACATGACTCAAATGTGAgaaagaataagaagaatattGTAGATCAAGTCATAACCCTCACCCTAACCTGCTATGATACCATGTAAGGAttggtgaaaaaaaaattaactttattaatcatttaaaaatgaattaagagtctacacaaaaaaaaatattgtgcTTTATATAGTCCTGTGTAGTACATGTGTAAAAGGAAATAACAAAAATACTCCTCTTATTACTAATTAGTCgtcaattaaatataaaataacaatgtACAAAGAAATCCTAATATGTAtgatattttttacaaaaagtattatatatatatatatatataatgcgtGGGATGGGAGAAAACACGTACTCATATGAGGACTAGTATTTCAGCTGTTGATTATGCATAGGGATGGGTGAAAAATATTTCCACTATTGATTATACATGGAAAAAAAGTTTCTCAATCTGGACAAAAAAAATTGGCCTCCCAAGAGGCAAAGTCGCCTCATGAGAGCAATTGTCAAGGGCTACCGCAAAGCAATATGGGTTACTACATAGCACATTGCTAGGGGGAAGAGGACAAGCAATGAAGGCAAGGCCACCTAACAAGGCACATACCTCCATTAGCAGCAGGTCAGAGTCTTCAAAAGATGCATGGAAACTGGGAAGATCTATGTATGTAGAGCTCATTGACATTCATTTAAAGTCGTGTAGGTCATTCACCAGCCACAGCGAGCATAGACCCCAATGTTTTCCATTAATAAAGTTAAAGAACTCCATATGGATCACCAAAACACATCTTCAGCTTAAACAAAGGCTCTGCCATGAGATTTCCACCAGTCACAACAAGTAGTTATTTCCCCCGTCAAGCTTGGGATTGATGAAATCCACCGAATTGATTCCTCTTAAagctacaatttttttttctatgtttATTACTGCCTACGTGTATTAATTAAAATCGTTGTCTCTCAAATCGTTCCAAGTCTCTACTTCTTTCCTTCTAAATCatctctcaaattttaaaatcactCAAGTCTGTCTTACGTCAAACTCCATAGATTTTTCTCTATGGAGATATTTTTTACTGCCACGTTGGCACGACAAGTGTCAACTTCAGCCTTTGAACTCACTAAATTAATAAACTAGGAAATGTTTGATTTCTTGTGGTTCATTATTTCACCTAACGTGGTCAGCCCCAACCATTGTAAGAAGTTTTGCCGCCTCAATCACACGGCAGAAAGAAGACAACATGGAAGTTTCCTCTCTATTTCAGCCATCACCCAAGGCCTAAGACTAGCTAATGCCCAAGACAAGAGCCTAAGAAACATGTTTCTTTATTTTAGCCTAAATTCATTGTATTCATTGAATCACTGCTCCACTGACAGGAATTAAGTAatcaattatttagttttaataaaatttatactatTATTTAGAAATTACTAGTAGGTGTccgaaaatttttaaaaatttattaattcatttatattttaaaatattttaataaaaatatttttatattttatgaaattaatctCTTTGTTACTCTTATTAAAcaaattattaatcaattatttcagttttaattagaaaaattttaataaaaaaaattaaatagtataaatatttaaaattataagtaataaataaatacacataattaaaattatagagaatggaacatataaataatttaaggtatttaatagttttttttaattaaaaagaactaaaaagttgaattttataaaatataaaatttttttaattgaatgatattaaaatagaatcaacaaattaaatttataaaaactcaaagatcaataataatttattctatttttaatttttgtaattttaagagcacaataaattagtttttccTATTAAATTGCAGTTAAGGATAACTTTATCATTTGTATTTAAATTACACGTATTAATTAAATAGTTGAAGTGTATAACATTACAAAATTTTTCCGGATTAGTAATAgatttttccgttactaatcaatgaaaaatccgttactaaccagtttagtaacggattagtaacggatttacatTCGTTATTATGAACGTCATTGCTAATCCAATAGTAATCGATTAACAATCCGTTactgatttagtaacggatttagtaacgaatttgtaatgaaatttagtaacggatttagtaatgaatttgtaatgaaatttagtaacggatttcaaatctgttactaatttaataaaaattaaaaatatatatataaattgcatCCGTTaccaaatttagtaacggatagaaatctgttactaatccgttactaatttgataaaataaaaaataaaaaaaatatattaaatttatattccgttattaaatctattgttaattttaaaaaatatttaaaaaattatattaaattattaatttatttcattttttttgaaatagaattaatttatttcattatattttatattagataataatttaattatggtaaactattaattttttcattgtattttatattaaatattaactttaatattttaaattttattaattttatgaaaaaattattataaaattacatgagaaaatttaaaaaaagaaaaaatgtgagggaatagaaaaaaatgagatataagagagaaaataacaaaagaaagaaaataatgataaaaatgaagagcaaataagaaaaaagggaaaattaaaggaaatgagacaaaaggaagaaaaaatagaaaaaagaaagaaaatgagagaaagatgaagaaaaaatgaaaaaaaataaagagaaaatgaagatatacaaaagaatgtaaaaaaaaaggttagagtatatatatgagagaaaagaaagtaaatgaatgaataatgaaagaaaaaggaaggaaaaatgatagaaagtgtaagagaaaatgaaagaaaatagaagaaaatgaaagaaaaaatatgagagaaaataaaataaaaatcaagtgATAAAAGGAAGatcaataatgaaagaaaattgaaggaaatgaaagaaaattgaagagaaaattgaaggaaaagaaagaaaatgaaaacaaatggagttaataattaagaaaaaaaataagataaaggagaaatgaagaaatgaggagagaagaggagaaagaaaatgaatgaaatgaaaGGTAaataaaatggggagaaagaaaatgaatgaagtgAAGGGAGATAAAATGGGTGAGTGTATAAATACgcgaattagtaacggattaaatctgttactaaattttaaaaaaaatgcgggcaaactaaaataaaaatgcggtattattctccaaattttagtaacggatttcttaatccgttattaatttttagattagtaacggatttagtaacggatttaatccgttactaaattttaaaaaaaatgcgggcgaactaaaataaaaaggtgatattattctccaaattttagtaacggatttcttaatccgttactaatttttagattagtaaCGGACTCAGTAACAGATtttttccgttactaaattagaaataaaaatgcgaaaatttaaaattaaagcgcgatattttattttctataatttagtaacggattaaatccgttactaaatccgttactaattatataatagattgcattccgttattaaatccgttactattttatttatttagtaaccgatttagtaacaaatttattaacggattgagatcaattattaatttttagctaatttaATAACGGATCTCAAAAAcagttattaaaattataaataattttattaaataatagatttagtaacggattgtactaaataataaaaattagtaacggaataTAAAATCTGTTATTAATCCATTACAAATTTGCAACGAATTTAAATTCATTACTAATATCTATTACTATTCCGACAGATTTTTGTAGTGtaaaattatagaaactaaattgaatataaaataaagaaatctgGCTATATTTCTACTTCATTTTAGGAATATCCATAAGGAAACAATAGAGTAATGAAAACTCTAGAGAAATTCTGTAAAAGGAAATTCTGATGTGGGACTCATGTCAATTACATGTTAGTCCCTGAATATGGAAAAAATTTATCATATATACCATACTCTACGGTCACACATTTAAATTCGCGTTGAGTTGATATAAGCCGTTGAGATTATCCtccaaaataaatttttttaagattattttattttttatatttttttaaatatataaatatgtaatactttttttatatattttattctaaaaaaaattttaatgtgaTAATGAAACATTTTAAATCTGTGTATTGATTACTTTTCACTTTTTTCACGCTTAATTTTTAGATTATGTGATCAAATATATGCTTTTGTCATGATTTATTGAGAACAAGCTATAGGAAATGATAAAAGAGATCATAAATCAAGAAAACACACAATTCTGCATATATTTGAAGCTTTACATATATAGCACAAagcataattttatatatatcaaCTCCCAAGGATAAGGAGATTTATTCACACAAGGCTGTGAAGAAGACATTTAGACAGAGCCCTTGATGGCCTTGCTATAACCAGTTTGATCATCATAATACTTGGACCATAGCATGACTCCTCCATATTTAGCAGAACCCTTAATTGCAGGAAGAACTTTTGAAGTGAGATCAGTTGCAGGGATGAATCCACTTCCAGCTGCAGCAGGAGCAGCAGGTAATCCCAAGAAAAACTTATTAGCAGGAATACTTGAAGTCCATTGCTTCCATGCATCTTCAAGATTGGTAATACTTCCAGAGGAGTATTGGCAGGGAGGATTGTTGTAGAACTGAATCCAAACATAATCAAAAAGTCCTGTCTTAAGGGCATTTCCTATCCATGCATCAGGGAATGGGCACTGGGGAGCTGCAGTTAAGTATACTTTTTTACCTTTCTTGCTATATGCTAAAAGGAATCTCGCAAGATCGTCCCAGTGTTGGCTTGTTCCTCCTTCAATGTCAAAATCAATCCCATCTAGAACAGCTGGTCCAAGTGGTCGAGATGACGAATGACCACCCAAGAAGTTATTCCAAAGATAAGTGGCAACCTGTCTAGCATCCTCAGTAGATGCAAGATAATAACTCCCAGCTCCTCCACCAATAGAGAGCATCACCTTGATGCCTTTGGCTTGACATGATTTAATATCAGAGCTTAAGCCTGTGCAGTTGTATGGATCACAATGACCAGCGAGGTTGATCACAGGAGCCTGACCATTGCCAAAAGTGGGCAGGAAAGCTATATTTACAAAGTCATAATTTCTAGTGGCACAAGTCTCAGCCAAGGTCCCTTCATTTCCATTCTGACCCCAATAGATTGCTATTCCACCAGCATCAGAACCCAAAAGCAGCGTTAAAATCACTGACAAGAAGAATAATACTAAGATTG
This region of Manihot esculenta cultivar AM560-2 chromosome 10, M.esculenta_v8, whole genome shotgun sequence genomic DNA includes:
- the LOC110625366 gene encoding hevamine-A — protein: MPSSSPILVLFFLSVILTLLLGSDAGGIAIYWGQNGNEGTLAETCATRNYDFVNIAFLPTFGNGQAPVINLAGHCDPYNCTGLSSDIKSCQAKGIKVMLSIGGGAGSYYLASTEDARQVATYLWNNFLGGHSSSRPLGPAVLDGIDFDIEGGTSQHWDDLARFLLAYSKKGKKVYLTAAPQCPFPDAWIGNALKTGLFDYVWIQFYNNPPCQYSSGSITNLEDAWKQWTSSIPANKFFLGLPAAPAAAGSGFIPATDLTSKVLPAIKGSAKYGGVMLWSKYYDDQTGYSKAIKGSV